One window of Erwinia aphidicola genomic DNA carries:
- a CDS encoding phage repressor protein CI codes for MSLQIDFQSGAKEVLDRVLQAYGFSTKLALAEHLGIASSSLANRYSRGYFPSDIVVRCMADTGATLHWLVTGQGEALSGAGAEESQKVNTTLLPRQRLEAGKLSDLTAVMLDEDFLAFSATALVKPLIVVEGQRQWIAEQAWAEILDGEWLVSMEGQVTVRHLTRIPPGRVRVSSALQQFECALGDITPLARLVIACQPL; via the coding sequence TTGAGCCTACAAATCGATTTCCAGAGTGGGGCAAAAGAAGTGCTGGACCGTGTGCTTCAGGCATATGGTTTTTCCACCAAGCTGGCACTGGCAGAACACCTCGGCATTGCCAGCAGCAGTCTGGCAAACCGCTACTCGCGCGGCTATTTCCCTTCGGATATTGTGGTGCGCTGCATGGCGGATACCGGCGCAACGCTGCACTGGCTGGTGACGGGTCAGGGTGAAGCACTGAGCGGTGCAGGCGCTGAAGAATCACAAAAAGTGAATACCACATTGCTACCGCGTCAGCGGCTGGAGGCCGGTAAGTTGAGCGATTTGACGGCGGTGATGCTGGATGAAGATTTTCTGGCGTTCAGCGCCACGGCATTGGTTAAGCCGCTGATCGTGGTGGAAGGGCAGCGCCAGTGGATTGCCGAGCAGGCCTGGGCGGAGATCCTTGACGGCGAGTGGCTGGTATCGATGGAAGGCCAGGTGACGGTGCGCCACCTGACGCGTATTCCACCGGGCCGCGTGCGCGTTAGCAGTGCCCTGCAGCAGTTTGAGTGCGCGCTGGGCGACATTACCCCGCTGGCACGCCTGGTTATCGCCTGCCAGCCGCTGTAA
- a CDS encoding TraR/DksA C4-type zinc finger protein yields MADEMDRAQQREAENLARHLARAVQRPMQPSAFFCEACGEPIPLARRKALHGVTLCVSCKEIDEHQAKHCRSPLV; encoded by the coding sequence ATGGCCGATGAAATGGACCGCGCACAGCAGCGCGAAGCCGAAAATCTGGCGCGCCACCTTGCGCGTGCCGTTCAGCGCCCGATGCAGCCCAGCGCCTTTTTCTGTGAAGCGTGCGGGGAACCGATCCCGCTGGCACGGCGCAAAGCGCTGCACGGCGTGACGCTATGCGTCAGCTGCAAAGAGATTGACGAACACCAGGCAAAACACTGCCGTTCCCCCCTTGTATAA
- a CDS encoding tail protein X, whose product MKIFALQGDSVDEICFRHYGRTRQVVEQVYAANSGLAEQGACLPHGYPLELPDLPSSATHETLNLWS is encoded by the coding sequence ATGAAAATTTTTGCCCTGCAGGGGGACAGCGTTGATGAAATCTGTTTTCGCCACTACGGCCGCACCCGCCAGGTGGTAGAGCAGGTTTACGCGGCCAATAGCGGGCTGGCAGAGCAGGGCGCCTGCCTGCCCCACGGCTACCCGCTTGAGCTACCCGACCTCCCAAGCTCTGCCACCCATGAAACGCTGAATCTCTGGAGCTAG
- a CDS encoding lysozyme encodes MNSTAKKCAVLTIVALAALLPEFRTLRISSDGLLLLANAEGCRTSPYQCSAGVWTNGIGHTRGVTPLSAVNERQVAVNLIDDLQRVERGIARCMPVSMPQPVYDATVSFAFNVGVGAACGSTFATLINQQKWRAACSQLPRWIYVDGKSSQGLVQRRRAEQAWCLKGAE; translated from the coding sequence ATGAATTCCACAGCTAAGAAGTGCGCGGTGCTGACGATTGTCGCGCTGGCCGCGCTGCTGCCGGAGTTTCGCACCTTGCGCATCTCCTCTGACGGCCTGCTGCTGCTGGCGAATGCTGAAGGCTGCCGCACATCGCCGTACCAGTGCAGCGCCGGGGTGTGGACTAACGGCATCGGCCATACCCGTGGCGTCACGCCGCTCAGCGCGGTGAACGAGCGCCAGGTGGCGGTCAACCTGATCGACGACCTGCAGCGGGTGGAGCGCGGTATAGCGCGCTGCATGCCGGTCAGCATGCCGCAGCCGGTGTACGACGCCACGGTGTCATTTGCCTTCAACGTGGGGGTCGGTGCCGCGTGCGGTTCGACCTTCGCCACGCTGATTAACCAGCAGAAGTGGCGCGCCGCCTGCAGTCAGCTGCCGCGCTGGATCTACGTGGATGGCAAATCGAGCCAGGGGCTGGTGCAGCGGCGCAGGGCAGAGCAGGCCTGGTGCCTGAAGGGGGCAGAGTGA
- the lysC gene encoding Rz1-like lysis system protein LysC (LysC is an Rz1-like component of a phage lytic system, substantially overlapping although not fully embedded in the gene for the Rz-like LysB component.), which yields MKHFATGALLLCLTGLSACSSAPPSPAPVIIWRGCPRVSSCPVPGSQSVTQGDLLADIRQLEQALLLCGLQIETIKQCQEQHDVKANPVTRRSAGPSAAAANRSAAADAHP from the coding sequence ATGAAGCACTTCGCCACTGGAGCACTGCTGCTCTGCCTGACGGGATTATCCGCCTGCAGCAGCGCCCCGCCTTCACCAGCGCCCGTGATTATCTGGCGTGGTTGTCCCAGGGTCAGCAGCTGCCCGGTCCCCGGCAGCCAGAGCGTGACTCAGGGGGATCTGCTGGCCGACATTCGCCAGCTGGAGCAGGCGCTGCTGCTGTGCGGCCTGCAAATTGAAACCATTAAACAGTGTCAGGAGCAACACGATGTTAAAGCCAACCCTGTTACGCGCCGCTCTGCTGGCCCAAGTGCCGCTGCTGCAAACCGATCCGCAGCGGCTGACGCTCACCCTTGA
- a CDS encoding phage tail protein codes for MLKPTLLRAALLAQVPLLQTDPQRLTLTLEPGRVVSTLASSLSFEYQYPLRVTLSQYVDDEDALMLPLLLWLRDNQPDQQASADKQQNAILFSHLENGDFSVLLQLTERVIVSELDGALHATHVPEPPQPEHVPRPWQLYINHQLVSEWPAV; via the coding sequence ATGTTAAAGCCAACCCTGTTACGCGCCGCTCTGCTGGCCCAAGTGCCGCTGCTGCAAACCGATCCGCAGCGGCTGACGCTCACCCTTGAGCCGGGACGGGTGGTCAGCACCCTCGCCAGCTCGCTGAGCTTTGAGTATCAGTACCCGCTGCGCGTCACGCTCAGCCAGTACGTGGACGACGAAGATGCGCTAATGCTGCCGCTGCTGCTGTGGCTGCGTGACAACCAGCCCGACCAGCAGGCCAGCGCGGATAAGCAGCAGAACGCCATCCTGTTCAGCCATCTGGAAAACGGCGATTTCAGCGTGCTGCTGCAGCTCACTGAGCGGGTGATCGTCAGCGAACTCGACGGCGCGCTGCACGCCACGCACGTCCCAGAGCCGCCGCAGCCGGAACACGTCCCGCGCCCGTGGCAGCTGTATATCAACCATCAGCTGGTCAGTGAATGGCCCGCCGTCTGA
- a CDS encoding phage baseplate assembly protein V, whose translation MNEFVVETRRQLNNLLRIGTVSEVDLPRARCRVQSDGNLTGWLPWLNSSAGQVRSWHAPSPGEQVLLLALSGELTTAFVLPGIFSDAFPAPSAAKDAVCWQFPDGAQIAYEPESGALTASGIQSASIRAAVKITLDSPLVECTQQLKAKTFALSEGGTLQGNISHSGGSFSSNGVVAHSHVHAGVESGGSKTAGPQ comes from the coding sequence ATGAATGAATTTGTCGTGGAGACCCGCCGCCAGCTCAATAACCTGCTGCGCATCGGCACCGTCAGCGAGGTCGATCTGCCCCGGGCGCGCTGCCGGGTGCAGAGCGATGGCAACCTGACCGGCTGGCTGCCGTGGCTGAACAGCAGCGCTGGCCAGGTGCGCAGCTGGCATGCGCCGTCGCCCGGTGAGCAGGTTCTCCTGCTGGCGCTGAGCGGCGAGCTGACCACCGCCTTTGTGCTGCCGGGGATTTTCTCCGATGCCTTCCCGGCGCCGTCGGCAGCAAAAGATGCGGTGTGCTGGCAGTTCCCGGACGGGGCGCAGATCGCTTACGAACCCGAGAGCGGCGCGCTGACCGCCAGCGGCATCCAGTCGGCCAGCATCCGGGCGGCGGTGAAAATTACCCTCGACAGCCCGCTGGTGGAGTGCACCCAGCAGCTGAAGGCGAAAACCTTTGCGCTCAGCGAGGGCGGCACGCTGCAGGGCAATATCAGCCACAGCGGCGGCAGCTTCTCTTCCAACGGGGTGGTGGCCCACAGCCACGTTCACGCGGGCGTCGAGAGCGGCGGCAGCAAAACAGCGGGGCCACAGTGA
- a CDS encoding GPW/gp25 family protein: MSTATWSGMQRDSGLQLTDIDHIRQSVRDILLTPQGSRVMRRDYGSLLSALLDQPQNETLRLQIMSACYMALLRWEPRITLDSIRYQPGFDGSMEVALSGTRNQSTFSLSIPVS, from the coding sequence ATGAGCACAGCAACCTGGTCCGGCATGCAGCGCGACAGCGGACTGCAGCTAACTGATATCGACCATATCCGCCAGTCGGTGCGCGACATCCTGCTGACCCCGCAGGGCTCGCGGGTGATGCGCCGTGACTACGGCTCGCTGCTGTCGGCGCTGCTCGACCAGCCGCAGAACGAGACGCTGCGCCTGCAGATTATGTCGGCCTGCTACATGGCGCTGCTGCGCTGGGAGCCGCGCATCACGCTCGACAGCATCCGCTACCAGCCGGGGTTTGACGGCAGCATGGAGGTAGCGCTAAGCGGCACCCGCAACCAGTCCACATTTTCCTTATCCATTCCAGTGAGTTAA
- a CDS encoding baseplate assembly protein, translated as MATIDLSQLPAPNIVEALDFETLLQQRKSALIALYPADKQEAIARTLTLASEPIVKLLEENAYREVILRQRINEAAKATMVAFASGSDLDQLGVNNGVTRLVLKPADNSTLPPTPARLESDDDFRLRIAKAFEGLSVAGPGGAYEYHARSADGRVADVTAISPSPAVVTVTVLSREGRGEASAELLAVVNAALNDEEVRPVADRVSVQSAKIVEYRVEATLFLYPGPEAEPIRAASAARLAAFVNAQSRLGRDIRRSALYAALHVEGVQRVELAQPAADVVLDKTQAAYCTATQIAVGGSDE; from the coding sequence ATGGCCACGATTGATTTAAGTCAGTTACCCGCGCCGAACATCGTCGAAGCGCTGGATTTTGAGACCCTGTTGCAGCAGCGCAAAAGCGCGCTGATTGCGCTCTATCCCGCCGATAAGCAGGAGGCGATAGCCCGCACCTTAACCCTGGCGTCGGAGCCGATCGTCAAGCTGCTGGAGGAGAACGCCTACCGCGAGGTGATCCTGCGCCAGCGCATTAACGAAGCGGCGAAAGCCACCATGGTGGCATTCGCCAGCGGCAGCGATCTCGACCAGCTTGGGGTCAACAACGGCGTCACCCGTCTGGTGCTGAAACCTGCAGATAACAGCACGCTGCCGCCGACCCCGGCGCGGCTTGAGAGCGACGACGACTTCCGTCTGCGCATCGCCAAGGCCTTTGAGGGGCTGAGCGTGGCGGGGCCGGGCGGGGCCTATGAATATCACGCCCGCAGCGCCGATGGTCGCGTGGCGGATGTCACCGCCATCAGCCCGTCCCCGGCCGTGGTCACCGTCACCGTGCTGTCGCGTGAAGGGCGCGGCGAGGCCAGCGCCGAACTGCTCGCCGTCGTCAACGCGGCGCTGAATGACGAGGAGGTGCGCCCGGTGGCGGATCGCGTCAGCGTGCAGTCGGCAAAAATCGTCGAGTACCGCGTTGAGGCCACGCTGTTTCTCTATCCCGGGCCGGAGGCGGAGCCGATCCGCGCCGCCTCGGCAGCCCGGCTGGCGGCCTTTGTTAACGCCCAGTCGCGGCTGGGGCGCGATATCCGCAGGTCAGCGCTGTATGCGGCGCTGCACGTCGAGGGTGTCCAGCGCGTGGAGCTGGCGCAGCCTGCTGCTGATGTGGTGCTGGATAAAACCCAGGCGGCGTACTGCACCGCTACGCAGATCGCGGTAGGAGGTTCCGATGAGTGA
- a CDS encoding phage tail protein I, which translates to MSDRLLPVGSSQLEVAAAEACARLQQLPVPLRTLWNPQTCPLPLLPYLAWAWSVDRWDQEWPEETRRAVVAASQFIHRRKGTISAIRRVVEPLGYVINVHEWWQTSEPPGTFRLDIGVLESGIDEAMFNEMERLIGDAKPVSRHLTGLTITQDIQGVVWLGPVQYDAETVTIFPAL; encoded by the coding sequence ATGAGTGACCGCCTGCTGCCCGTCGGTTCGTCACAGCTCGAGGTGGCCGCCGCCGAAGCCTGTGCGCGCCTGCAGCAGCTGCCGGTGCCGCTGCGCACCCTGTGGAACCCGCAGACTTGCCCGCTGCCGCTGCTGCCCTATCTCGCCTGGGCCTGGTCGGTGGACCGCTGGGATCAGGAGTGGCCGGAAGAGACCCGGCGTGCGGTGGTCGCCGCCTCGCAGTTTATCCACCGCCGCAAGGGGACGATTTCCGCCATCCGCCGGGTGGTGGAGCCTCTGGGGTATGTGATTAACGTCCATGAGTGGTGGCAAACCAGCGAACCGCCCGGCACCTTCCGCCTTGATATCGGCGTGCTGGAATCGGGCATAGATGAAGCGATGTTTAACGAAATGGAGCGGCTGATCGGTGATGCAAAACCTGTCAGTCGCCATCTTACCGGCCTGACGATTACCCAGGATATCCAGGGTGTTGTCTGGCTCGGCCCGGTTCAGTATGACGCTGAAACGGTCACTATTTTCCCTGCTTTGTGA
- a CDS encoding phage tail sheath protein: MANYHHGVRVVEINDGTRSISTVSTSIVGMVCTAADADATVFPLNTPVLITDVQAAVGKAGVSGTLAKALQAIADQSKPVTVVVRVEEGEDEAATTSNIIGGSDANGRYTGMKALLAAQTDLGVKPRILGVPGLDSLEVATALAAICQQLRAFGYISAYGCKTVSDALKYRENFSQRELMVIWPDFVAWNTVTSAAETAYATARALGLRAKIDNDSGWHKTLSNVGVNGVTGVSASVFWDLQQVGTDADLLNEASVTTLIRKDGFRFWGNRTCSDDPLFAFENYTRSAQVIADTMADAHMWANDKPLTPTLVRDIIAGINAKFRELINAGYLLGANCWYDESANSQESLKAGKLYIDYDYTPVPPLEDLTLRQRITDSYLANFAASVNS; encoded by the coding sequence ATGGCTAATTATCACCACGGCGTACGCGTCGTTGAAATCAATGACGGAACCCGCAGTATTTCCACGGTATCCACCTCTATTGTCGGCATGGTCTGCACTGCAGCGGATGCTGATGCCACCGTATTCCCGCTCAACACGCCGGTGCTGATTACCGACGTGCAGGCGGCGGTGGGGAAAGCCGGTGTCAGCGGCACGCTGGCGAAAGCGCTGCAGGCGATTGCCGACCAGAGCAAGCCGGTAACGGTAGTGGTGCGCGTTGAGGAGGGTGAAGACGAAGCGGCAACCACCAGCAATATCATCGGCGGCAGCGATGCTAACGGCCGCTACACCGGGATGAAAGCGCTGCTCGCGGCGCAGACCGACCTTGGCGTTAAGCCGCGTATTCTCGGCGTGCCGGGGCTGGATTCGCTGGAAGTGGCCACCGCGCTGGCGGCAATCTGCCAGCAGCTGCGCGCCTTCGGCTATATCTCGGCTTACGGCTGTAAAACGGTAAGCGATGCGCTCAAGTATCGCGAAAACTTCAGCCAGCGCGAGCTGATGGTGATCTGGCCCGACTTTGTCGCCTGGAACACCGTGACCAGCGCGGCGGAAACTGCCTATGCCACCGCCCGCGCCCTCGGCCTGCGCGCCAAAATCGATAACGACAGCGGCTGGCATAAAACCCTGTCGAACGTCGGCGTCAACGGCGTGACCGGCGTTTCCGCCTCGGTATTCTGGGACCTGCAGCAGGTGGGGACCGATGCCGATCTACTGAATGAGGCCAGCGTCACCACGCTGATCCGCAAAGACGGTTTCCGCTTCTGGGGCAACCGCACCTGTAGCGATGACCCGCTGTTCGCCTTTGAAAACTACACCCGCTCGGCGCAGGTGATCGCCGACACCATGGCCGATGCGCATATGTGGGCCAACGACAAGCCGCTGACGCCGACGCTGGTGCGCGACATTATCGCCGGGATCAACGCCAAGTTCCGTGAGCTGATCAACGCCGGTTATCTGCTGGGCGCCAACTGCTGGTACGACGAAAGCGCCAACAGCCAGGAGAGCCTGAAAGCCGGCAAGCTGTATATCGACTACGACTACACCCCGGTGCCACCGCTGGAAGATCTGACCCTGCGTCAGCGCATTACCGACAGCTACCTGGCGAACTTCGCCGCTTCTGTGAACAGCTAA
- a CDS encoding phage major tail tube protein, with translation MALPKKLKYLNLFNDANSYQGVVTSLTLPKLARKLDPYRGGGMNGVAHIDNGLEDDALDLEWTISGLDDRVLSQWGGATVPLRFMGSYQRDDTDETIAVEVELRGKHQQFDFGESKQGEENETKITTKCTYYKLSWNGKALIEIDTVNMVEIVNGIDRLAEHRKNIGLV, from the coding sequence ATGGCACTGCCTAAGAAACTGAAATACCTGAATTTGTTTAACGATGCCAACAGCTATCAGGGTGTGGTGACCTCACTGACGCTGCCGAAGCTGGCGCGCAAGCTCGACCCTTACCGCGGCGGCGGCATGAACGGCGTGGCGCATATCGATAATGGCCTGGAAGATGATGCGCTGGATCTGGAGTGGACCATCTCCGGCCTCGACGACCGCGTGCTGAGCCAGTGGGGTGGCGCCACGGTGCCGCTGCGCTTTATGGGTTCCTACCAGCGTGACGACACCGACGAGACCATCGCGGTGGAGGTGGAGCTGCGCGGCAAGCATCAGCAGTTCGACTTCGGCGAGAGCAAGCAGGGTGAGGAGAACGAAACCAAAATCACCACCAAATGCACCTACTACAAGCTGAGCTGGAACGGCAAAGCGCTGATTGAGATCGACACCGTCAACATGGTCGAGATTGTGAACGGCATCGACCGCCTGGCCGAGCACCGTAAGAACATCGGCCTGGTTTAA
- a CDS encoding phage tail assembly protein, whose protein sequence is MQQSENTVQLVTPIVRGETTIASVELIKPNAGALRGTRLVDLAGSDVDALIVVLPRITLPNLTKSECLNLDPIDLIELGGRVIAFLSAKPDTSAGPTG, encoded by the coding sequence ATGCAACAGTCAGAAAATACCGTTCAGCTGGTCACGCCAATCGTGCGTGGCGAAACGACCATCGCCAGCGTCGAGCTGATCAAACCGAACGCGGGCGCATTGCGCGGCACGCGGCTGGTGGATCTTGCCGGATCGGACGTCGACGCGCTGATCGTGGTACTGCCGCGCATCACGCTGCCGAACCTGACCAAATCAGAGTGCCTGAACCTTGACCCGATCGATCTGATTGAGCTGGGCGGGCGGGTGATCGCTTTTTTGTCAGCGAAACCGGACACCTCCGCTGGCCCGACGGGCTGA
- a CDS encoding GpE family phage tail protein yields the protein MADIAAIFHWPPSEMNAMPLAELLAWRHKAIVRSGTQSGES from the coding sequence ATGGCGGATATCGCCGCCATCTTTCACTGGCCGCCGTCGGAAATGAACGCCATGCCGCTGGCAGAACTGCTCGCCTGGCGGCACAAGGCCATCGTGCGCAGCGGGACACAGAGTGGAGAGTCATGA
- a CDS encoding phage tail tape measure protein, with translation MMSINLGLDGLRKAVIRASLFLNDLPGETHSLGNAMFQQRVALTASATRTRNATRNSKSALKASKERLQEIRITEALERPQRARDNLNKAQQRFTLGQSKVQQRYQAVQGVVDKIGAVSGQAMSVARQGAKLLQPGYQALTVQPAAATPGAEPSPAAGLPPTRAAASADNLAGDIARLNGAIEAISIAIFQQLDGTLRSLTQTATGLLGSVDRWIQANPALAGGMAQLVAGGVILVGALGAIGSVVAPVLSGLNLLIAGAGMLSSVFTFAGGAMTAALGAITLPIAGIALAVAAGVALIYQYWEPISAFFAGVMRGIGSALAPAAQFFAPFKPVFDRVGAGIAWLYDAFKQLMQPIALTGEALNKIGGAGEWIGKALGDAFMLPLKIFNDLSSGIIGLMEKLGLIDKKSADAQASLRDQPPEQPPLSALGGAGESFPQSEFPVALGGARYKPVTATTSSSSQQNTFNSSYVINVPAGMGEADVRTLIENHEQQTRARAAISQRSSYLG, from the coding sequence ATGATGAGTATTAACCTCGGTCTGGATGGACTGCGCAAAGCGGTGATCCGGGCAAGCCTGTTCTTAAACGATCTGCCCGGGGAGACCCACTCCCTTGGCAATGCCATGTTTCAGCAGCGCGTGGCGCTAACGGCCAGCGCGACGCGCACCCGAAACGCCACGCGCAACAGTAAATCAGCACTCAAAGCCAGCAAGGAGCGCCTGCAGGAGATCCGCATTACCGAGGCGCTTGAGCGCCCGCAGCGGGCCCGCGACAACCTTAATAAGGCACAGCAGCGCTTTACGCTCGGTCAGAGCAAGGTTCAGCAGCGCTATCAGGCCGTGCAGGGTGTGGTAGATAAGATCGGAGCGGTCAGCGGTCAGGCAATGAGCGTGGCCCGTCAAGGGGCGAAGCTGCTGCAGCCGGGCTATCAGGCGCTGACGGTGCAGCCCGCTGCAGCAACGCCGGGGGCGGAACCATCGCCTGCCGCCGGGTTGCCGCCCACGCGCGCAGCGGCAAGCGCCGATAACCTTGCGGGGGATATCGCCCGGCTGAACGGCGCGATAGAGGCCATCAGCATCGCTATCTTCCAGCAGCTCGACGGCACCCTGCGCAGCCTGACGCAGACCGCCACCGGGCTACTGGGTAGTGTGGATCGCTGGATCCAGGCTAACCCGGCGCTGGCGGGCGGGATGGCCCAGCTGGTGGCCGGCGGCGTGATACTGGTCGGGGCGCTGGGGGCGATCGGCTCAGTGGTGGCACCGGTGCTGAGCGGGCTGAATCTGCTGATCGCCGGCGCCGGGATGCTGAGCAGCGTCTTTACTTTTGCCGGAGGGGCGATGACGGCCGCGCTGGGGGCAATAACGCTGCCGATAGCGGGCATCGCGCTGGCTGTCGCGGCGGGTGTGGCGCTCATTTACCAATACTGGGAGCCAATTAGCGCGTTCTTCGCCGGAGTGATGAGGGGGATTGGTTCCGCACTGGCTCCTGCGGCGCAATTTTTCGCGCCTTTTAAACCCGTATTTGACAGGGTGGGCGCGGGGATCGCCTGGCTGTATGACGCTTTTAAACAGCTGATGCAACCGATCGCGCTGACAGGAGAAGCGCTGAATAAAATTGGCGGTGCCGGGGAGTGGATAGGCAAAGCGCTGGGCGATGCCTTTATGCTGCCGCTGAAGATATTCAATGACCTGAGCAGTGGCATTATCGGCCTGATGGAAAAGCTCGGGCTTATTGATAAAAAATCGGCGGATGCGCAGGCATCACTGCGCGACCAGCCGCCAGAACAGCCGCCTTTATCTGCCCTCGGCGGTGCAGGAGAAAGCTTCCCGCAGAGTGAATTTCCTGTCGCGCTGGGCGGTGCCCGTTACAAACCGGTGACCGCCACCACCAGCAGCAGCAGCCAGCAGAACACCTTTAACAGCAGCTACGTGATTAATGTTCCTGCAGGCATGGGGGAGGCAGACGTACGCACCCTGATCGAGAATCACGAGCAGCAAACGCGTGCGCGGGCCGCTATCAGCCAGCGCAGCAGTTACCTGGGGTAA
- a CDS encoding phage tail protein: MMMILGMFVFQRRTLPFQTMTHQSAYRWAAGSRIGSRPAQQFLGVGDESITLAGELRPEITGGVPSLAILKGMAESGRVWPLLSGEGIPYGIFVIEAVNGVHTDLLANGAAQKISFTLQLKRVDGSLDGLYGDLKQQLEQIYGEVSAKARELAGSLL, translated from the coding sequence ATGATGATGATTTTAGGTATGTTCGTATTCCAGCGCCGCACCCTGCCTTTCCAGACCATGACGCATCAGAGCGCTTACCGTTGGGCGGCGGGCAGCCGTATCGGCTCGCGCCCGGCTCAGCAGTTTCTTGGCGTTGGGGATGAAAGCATCACCCTGGCAGGGGAACTGCGCCCGGAAATCACCGGGGGAGTGCCGTCACTGGCGATTTTGAAAGGCATGGCTGAGAGCGGGCGCGTCTGGCCGCTGCTCAGTGGTGAAGGGATACCTTACGGGATTTTTGTTATTGAAGCGGTGAATGGTGTCCATACCGATCTGCTGGCGAACGGAGCGGCGCAAAAAATTAGCTTTACCCTACAGCTTAAGCGCGTCGACGGTTCGCTGGATGGGCTGTATGGCGACCTGAAACAGCAGCTGGAGCAGATTTACGGCGAGGTGAGCGCTAAGGCACGCGAGCTGGCAGGGAGCCTGTTATGA
- a CDS encoding contractile injection system protein, VgrG/Pvc8 family: protein MNNSIPVDIGAPLAPDYLIRLNNRDITDNLRKRLLSMTIDDARGLEADTLTLLLDDSDGWLMMPQRGAILRVYIGWQGRPLFCKGDFIIDELHHTGAPDRLTLVGRSANLSESLTQKAQHSWDKTTLGQVVSEIAERNSLQAKVSDGLASISIAHLDQTDESDAQFLTKLAINHGATVTVKENTVLMLPRGGNRTAQGTEIPPIVLTRKEGDQHAWQVVSKLQYSGVQTRWLQLDKASSGKVRVFRAITDNQPELFGDGAEQDSPLPLYQRDVIISEVFSTQDEAVRKAEAEWKARQTLTASMSFVLAMGMPALFPETPVRLRGFKTVIDAQQWTVVKVGHVIDSTGFRTTVNLESSWKGETYQLLIEAD from the coding sequence ATGAATAACTCGATTCCGGTCGATATCGGCGCGCCGCTGGCGCCCGATTACCTTATTCGGCTCAATAACCGCGATATCACCGACAATCTGCGCAAGCGTCTGCTGAGTATGACGATTGATGATGCACGGGGTCTGGAAGCCGACACGCTGACGCTGTTACTGGATGACAGTGACGGCTGGCTGATGATGCCGCAGCGCGGCGCTATCCTGCGCGTGTATATCGGCTGGCAGGGAAGGCCGCTCTTCTGCAAAGGGGATTTTATCATTGATGAACTGCATCACACCGGGGCGCCCGACCGATTAACCCTGGTCGGTCGCAGCGCCAACCTGAGCGAATCACTGACGCAGAAGGCGCAGCACTCCTGGGATAAAACCACGCTGGGGCAGGTCGTCTCTGAGATAGCTGAGCGCAACAGTCTGCAGGCTAAAGTCAGCGATGGGCTGGCATCTATCAGCATTGCCCATCTCGACCAGACGGATGAGAGCGATGCCCAGTTCCTGACGAAGCTGGCGATAAACCATGGTGCTACCGTCACCGTTAAGGAGAACACCGTTCTGATGCTGCCCCGTGGCGGCAATAGAACCGCTCAGGGAACCGAGATACCACCCATCGTGTTAACGCGCAAAGAGGGCGACCAGCATGCCTGGCAGGTGGTGTCAAAGCTGCAATACAGCGGCGTCCAGACCCGCTGGCTGCAGCTTGATAAAGCCAGCAGCGGTAAGGTCAGAGTGTTTCGCGCCATCACGGATAACCAGCCGGAGCTGTTTGGCGACGGCGCTGAGCAGGACAGCCCGCTGCCGCTTTATCAGCGGGACGTTATCATCAGTGAAGTGTTCAGCACGCAGGATGAAGCAGTCAGAAAAGCAGAGGCAGAGTGGAAGGCGCGCCAGACCTTGACGGCCAGCATGAGCTTCGTCCTGGCGATGGGGATGCCTGCCCTGTTCCCGGAAACCCCGGTGCGGCTGCGGGGATTTAAAACGGTGATTGATGCGCAGCAGTGGACCGTGGTCAAAGTGGGGCATGTGATTGATAGCACAGGGTTTCGCACGACGGTAAATCTGGAAAGCTCGTGGAAAGGTGAAACCTACCAGCTCCTTATTGAAGCTGACTAG
- a CDS encoding ogr/Delta-like zinc finger family protein, whose protein sequence is MMPCPICQHNSHARSSRIISSETKERYHQCQNLNCSCTFKSMETITSIVARPLDANTPPPPAAATKAPTSRLGS, encoded by the coding sequence ATGATGCCTTGCCCGATTTGCCAGCATAACAGCCACGCCCGCTCCAGCCGTATCATCAGCAGTGAGACCAAGGAGCGTTATCACCAGTGCCAGAACCTGAACTGCAGCTGCACGTTCAAGTCGATGGAGACGATCACCAGCATTGTTGCCCGCCCGCTGGACGCCAATACGCCGCCCCCGCCCGCAGCGGCGACGAAGGCGCCGACCAGCCGTCTCGGCAGTTAG